ACGTTTCTTCTGCCAGACAATAGGCCGTACCGAACGAAGTCAGTGTTGTCCCTATGTTCGGAGTCGAGCCGACAAAAGCAAGGATCTTGCCCTGTCCATACTGGAGATCAGCCTCCGGCTGCTCCACCCATGCACGAATCAAGTCGGCGATCACGGCTGTGCCTCTTCCAGGCTGGACGTAATCCAGCTTGTGAAGCTTACACATTTTCATGTATTTGCTATTCATAGCAGCGTCATGATAATTGGAGAGCAGTACCATGATCTTCATCGACGGCCACTCATTCCGACAGCGTTCCAGAAGCTCCTGCATATGTACGAAATCCAGATGTCTATCAGATAGGATGAAGTGCGTATATGACTGACATGCCAGCGCTTGCTCCATGCCATCGACGGACTCGCAAACCATCCATTCCATATTTTCTTTAAAAACAACATTCGTCAGCTCGTCTGCGAGACGATCGTCTGTAGAAAGCAATAAAGCCTGCAAATGAATCCCTCCTTTATGGTGCAGATAATATCGATGAAGAACTGAACGCAATAACCAGCTTTGCCTTTTTGCCGCTGCACAGACGGTCGATGTCCAACCACTCCTCTTCCGTAAGATTCAAATTAATTTGATCGATCGGTCCGTTCGCCTCCAGCCTGGAGACATACATCTTCTCCGCATCCCCTTCTGCTTTCGACAATAGGTTGGAATTCTTCGGATTATCAATTTCGACATTGGATGCGGTTTTGACGGAAGCTACCGTAATCTCTTGCTCGAATAATCTTCTGGAGCCCTCCGACGATGATAAATAAACTCGAACCCGATCTCCCGCACGAATCCCGTTGGATACCGACAAAACATATTCTTTCGGGATTTGAAACGTAGACTCACGTTCACCCGGCAGGAGATGGTAACGGTTCATCTTCCAGCGCAGGATCGGCTCCTGCTTGCCTAGCGGAAGAACGGTTTCCTTATCAACCACTTCGCTCAAATCAGTAATCATATCCTCGGTTACACTGCCCTGCTGTACAGCTTTCAGGGCAACCATGTCAGCTGTTACGTAAGTACCCGCCCTGATAAAATCTACAGGAACCGCAACCTGTACGGTTTGCTGCAATTCGATTTGTTTGAGCTGCAGCCGATACACGCCGTAAACGATACAACCGGCTAGTATCGCCGAAATAGCGCTAATCAGCAGGCTTCTTCTTCGATTCAAATAAGGAACCTCCTTGCCTTGATGAGATAAAACTCTACCCATGTCTTACAAAAATGATGGACCGTGTCTAGAGAAAGGTGAATACGTAAATAAAAAATAAAAACGCAAACTCCGGGGACAACAAGCCTTGAAATTTGCGTTCTTCGC
This genomic window from Paenibacillus hexagrammi contains:
- a CDS encoding CpaB family protein; protein product: MNRRRSLLISAISAILAGCIVYGVYRLQLKQIELQQTVQVAVPVDFIRAGTYVTADMVALKAVQQGSVTEDMITDLSEVVDKETVLPLGKQEPILRWKMNRYHLLPGERESTFQIPKEYVLSVSNGIRAGDRVRVYLSSSEGSRRLFEQEITVASVKTASNVEIDNPKNSNLLSKAEGDAEKMYVSRLEANGPIDQINLNLTEEEWLDIDRLCSGKKAKLVIAFSSSSILSAP